In Oncorhynchus clarkii lewisi isolate Uvic-CL-2024 chromosome 16, UVic_Ocla_1.0, whole genome shotgun sequence, one genomic interval encodes:
- the LOC139367724 gene encoding protein disulfide isomerase CRELD1-like yields the protein MWWSWPLLPGLVLFSVLSVVQVQTAPCQTCRKLTDSFIKGLEKTSNKNFGGGNTAWEEEKMAKYARSETRLLEIVEAACEKSDFDCNKLLEQLEDQVETWWFHRQQEAPDLFEWLCIEELRLCCPPGRFGPDCKECLSGPGGVCGGLGRCEGEGTRLGDGECVCDPGYFGQLCQSCADGYYREKSSNHSTPACAACYHSCKKCSGPEDYKCVDCKPGWILHDNKCVDTDECGTELARCLSNTYCHNTDGSYECRGCDQACVGCMGSGPARCKKCARGYKLRGAKCLDVDECSERVIACPGLNEACFNEEGSFRCECADGFIRRDSICVENQPYSGPEKGLFDDMTDDEVLVLQQMFFGVVICALATLAAKGDMVFTAIFIGGVAAMAGYWLSEKGDRMLDGFLKGR from the exons ATGTGGTGGTCGTGGCCCCTGCTCCCTGGCCTGGTACTCTTCTCTGTGCTGTCTGTGGTACAAGTACAGACTGCACCATGTCAGACCTGCCGCAAACTAACTGACAGCTTCATCAAG GGCCTGGAGAAAACATCCAATAAAAACTTTGGGGGTGGGAACACTGCttgggaggaggagaagatggcTAAATATGCTCGCAG TGAGACCAGGCTGCTGGAGATAGTGGAGGCAGCATGTGAGAAATCTGACTTTGACTGTAACAAACTGCTGGAGCAGTTAGAGGACCAAGTGGAGACATGGTGGTTCCACCG gcaGCAGGAGGCTCCAGATCTATTTGAGTGGCTGTGTATAGAGGAGCTCCGACTCTGCTGTCCCCCAGGACGCTTTGGCCCAGACTGCAAAg AGTGTCTGTCCGGTcctggaggtgtgtgtggtggTCTGGGTCGCTGTGAGGGAGAGGGTACCCGTCTGGGagatggagagtgtgtgtgtgatccggGGTACTTTGGTCAGCTGTGTCAGAGCTGTGCAGATGGCTACTACAGAGAGAAGAGCTCCAATCACAGCACACCAGCCTGTGCAG CATGCTACCACTCCTGTAAAAAATGCTCAGGGCCAGAAGACTACAAATGTGTGGACTGCAAACCTGGGTGGATCCTCCATGACAACAAGTGTGTTG ACACTGATGAGTGTGGCACAGAGCTGGCTCGATGTCTCTCCAACACATATTGCCACAACACAGATGGATCATACGAGTGCAGAG GCTGTGACCAGGCATGTGTGGGCTGTATGGGCAGTGGTCCTGCCCGCTGTAAGAAATGTGCTAGGGGATACAAGCTCAGAGGAGCCAAATGTCTTG aTGTGGATGAGTGTAGTGAGAGGGTGATAGCGTGTCCAGGGCTGAATGAGGCTTGTTTCAATGAAGAGGGCTCCTTCCGCTGTGAATGTGCTGACGGCTTCATCCGAAGGGACAGCATCTGTGTGGAGAACCAGCCTTACA gTGGTCCAGAGAAGGGCCTGTTTGATGACATGACTGATGATGAGGTACTTGTCCTGCAGCAGATGTTCTTTGGCGTGGTCATCTGTGCCCTAGCAACGCTTGCCGCCAAGGGTGACATGGTCTTCACCGCCATTTTCATCGGGGGCGTGGCCGCCATGGCCGGATACTGGCTATCAGAGAAGGGTGATCGCATGCTGGACGGCTTCCTGAAGGGACGCTAG